The following proteins are co-located in the Flammeovirga kamogawensis genome:
- a CDS encoding outer membrane beta-barrel protein has product MIVSLSFAQDSLKTKTDVDPRDLDFNRNQNKGQWYTSLTLQLSSSSAENEDQFIRQLHYQDNGHFEVGVQGGYFVKDFFMTGLEFSYSSSNKNEKYSSNGEDNHLRSISHGYYIAPFIRNYIPLSKNRRFSIFNQTSLQLGFGSSLKQNETASELTKTKTDRITLGIGIQPGLAAFIMDGFAFEASVGLLGLEMDHQQSTTNYTEESQRTDFDLNFKVNLLQIKLAVAYYF; this is encoded by the coding sequence ATGATAGTATCATTATCTTTTGCACAAGATAGTTTAAAGACAAAGACGGATGTAGATCCAAGAGATTTGGACTTTAACAGGAATCAAAATAAAGGACAGTGGTATACATCTCTAACACTTCAGTTATCCTCTAGTTCTGCAGAAAATGAAGATCAGTTTATTCGCCAATTACATTATCAAGATAATGGTCATTTTGAAGTAGGTGTTCAAGGAGGTTATTTTGTGAAGGATTTCTTTATGACAGGTCTTGAATTTTCTTATAGTAGTAGTAATAAAAATGAAAAGTACTCTTCTAATGGCGAAGATAATCACCTTAGATCTATTTCTCATGGTTATTATATAGCCCCTTTTATAAGAAATTACATCCCTTTATCTAAAAATAGACGATTTAGTATTTTTAATCAGACATCTCTTCAATTAGGTTTTGGATCATCATTAAAACAAAATGAAACTGCTTCAGAACTAACAAAAACGAAGACAGATAGAATAACCTTAGGTATTGGTATTCAGCCAGGTTTGGCAGCCTTTATTATGGATGGTTTTGCTTTTGAAGCTTCAGTTGGTTTATTAGGTTTAGAAATGGATCATCAACAAAGTACTACTAATTATACAGAAGAAAGTCAAAGAACAGACTTTGACTTAAATTTTAAAGTTAACCTATTACAAATCAAATTAGCTGTTGCTTACTACTTCTAA
- a CDS encoding DUF6048 family protein, with the protein MKFLIQCSFLILSIQFSLFAQEETNLSSESSEITQDTSAILEEPWPLNKKGEPKGSGLFVLSAVRLGVDMRPLMQSALDKNMSAYTLYSDLMIRNAFYVTMEYGQMDRTRTNSNSEFFNYNSNGSFYRFGMEYNVMKKASTSSGLTFGFKYANSTFDQSADYYSTGNGYWEEGATLKHLTEKNINVDWYEITVSLKLALYKGLTVDFGFAYTVKKDFPATVITKNDIPGWYFNKDDRSRLNFQYRLLYRIPCWPMYTTPRAKKKK; encoded by the coding sequence ATGAAGTTTTTGATACAATGTAGTTTCTTAATCTTAAGCATACAGTTCTCTCTTTTTGCTCAAGAAGAAACAAATTTATCATCAGAATCTTCAGAGATTACACAAGATACTTCTGCTATTTTGGAAGAACCTTGGCCTTTAAATAAAAAAGGAGAACCTAAAGGATCAGGACTTTTTGTGTTATCCGCTGTTCGTCTTGGAGTAGATATGCGCCCATTAATGCAGTCTGCACTCGATAAAAACATGAGTGCTTATACTTTGTATAGTGATTTAATGATAAGAAATGCATTCTATGTAACAATGGAATACGGACAAATGGATAGAACACGTACTAATAGCAATTCGGAATTCTTTAATTACAATAGTAATGGAAGCTTTTACCGTTTTGGTATGGAGTATAATGTAATGAAAAAAGCATCAACATCTAGTGGACTTACATTTGGCTTTAAATATGCAAATTCTACTTTTGATCAATCTGCAGATTATTATAGTACAGGAAATGGTTATTGGGAAGAAGGAGCAACCTTAAAGCATTTAACAGAAAAAAATATTAATGTTGATTGGTATGAAATAACCGTTAGTTTAAAGCTAGCTTTATACAAAGGTTTAACAGTTGATTTTGGTTTTGCTTATACCGTTAAAAAGGATTTCCCAGCAACGGTAATTACAAAAAATGATATTCCAGGATGGTACTTTAATAAAGACGATAGATCAAGATTGAATTTTCAATATAGATTATTATATAGAATTCCATGTTGGCCAATGTATACTACACCAAGGGCTAAGAAAAAGAAATAA